Proteins encoded within one genomic window of Terriglobia bacterium:
- a CDS encoding enoyl-CoA hydratase/isomerase family protein — protein sequence MIAKHDRVATITLNRPSKLNAFDTTMIQSLGEALASLLVEEKTIRCVLVTGAGRGFCSGADLDYLVALRRENRTEEFRRLLEGGRRVVTLLRRMPMPVIAAVNGPAAGGGASLAMACDIRIASESATFTQAFAKVGVHADFGASFLLPRLVGESKARELLFTAETITAAEACRIGLVSQVVPPEHLPASSVSIAKSIITRAPLPLRLMKQSLVQYSEEAFQEALDRELEAQLECFASDDFLCRLESFVRKGEAELVARESSDEDGCG from the coding sequence TTGATCGCAAAGCATGATCGCGTCGCCACGATCACCCTGAATCGGCCTTCGAAGCTGAATGCCTTCGACACGACGATGATCCAGTCGCTGGGGGAGGCGCTTGCTTCGCTTCTGGTCGAGGAGAAGACAATTCGTTGTGTCCTGGTGACAGGGGCGGGGCGCGGTTTTTGTTCCGGCGCCGACCTCGACTATCTTGTGGCTTTGCGGCGCGAGAACCGGACAGAGGAATTCCGCCGGCTGCTGGAAGGCGGGCGGCGCGTTGTAACGCTCCTGAGACGAATGCCCATGCCGGTGATTGCAGCAGTGAACGGGCCCGCCGCCGGAGGTGGCGCTTCGCTCGCCATGGCCTGCGACATCCGCATTGCAAGTGAATCCGCCACCTTTACCCAGGCTTTTGCCAAGGTTGGCGTTCATGCGGACTTTGGCGCTTCGTTCTTGTTGCCGCGGCTGGTCGGTGAATCCAAAGCCCGCGAATTGCTTTTTACTGCGGAGACGATCACGGCCGCGGAAGCCTGCCGGATCGGACTGGTCAGCCAGGTCGTCCCACCCGAGCACTTGCCCGCATCGTCCGTTTCGATTGCAAAGTCCATTATCACGCGTGCCCCGCTGCCGTTGAGGCTGATGAAACAATCGCTCGTACAGTATTCCGAGGAGGCATTTCAAGAGGCACTGGACCGGGAACTGGAGGCGCAATTGGAGTGCTTTGCTTCGGACGATTTTCTCTGCCGTCTGGAGTCGTTTGTTAGAAAAGGTGAAGCAGAGCTCGTCGCTCGAGAATCCTCCGACGAAGACGGCTGCGGATGA
- a CDS encoding ferredoxin yields the protein MTKLNIIINRPKCIAAGNCIETAPETFALDERSKAIVTNPEGNDDDTIIEAARSCPTDAITILNAETGEQIWPEE from the coding sequence ATGACCAAGCTGAACATCATCATCAATCGTCCCAAGTGCATTGCGGCCGGCAACTGCATTGAGACCGCGCCTGAAACCTTTGCCCTGGACGAGCGGTCGAAGGCGATTGTCACGAATCCGGAGGGCAATGACGACGACACCATCATTGAAGCCGCCCGCTCCTGTCCCACCGATGCCATCACGATTCTTAATGCTGAGACCGGGGAACAAATCTGGCCGGAAGAGTGA
- a CDS encoding Hsp20/alpha crystallin family protein yields MLIRWADPFRDLQLFQDRMNRLFDEAFSGPSGRTLGQEGLSSSWSPAVDIYETNEQLSFAVEVPGFKQEDLSISIENGVLTIQGERKFEEKKDEKNYHRLERAYGHFARTFTLPGNLNPESINASLNDGVLSINIAKREEAKPKTIQIGVGSPKEIPLKASAAKG; encoded by the coding sequence ATGCTAATTCGATGGGCAGATCCGTTTCGCGACCTGCAGCTGTTTCAGGATCGCATGAATCGTTTATTTGACGAGGCGTTTTCCGGTCCCTCTGGAAGAACGCTCGGTCAAGAGGGGCTTTCCTCATCGTGGTCCCCGGCCGTGGACATTTACGAAACCAACGAGCAACTTTCATTTGCGGTTGAAGTGCCGGGGTTCAAACAGGAAGACCTCTCCATTTCAATTGAGAATGGCGTATTGACCATTCAAGGGGAGCGAAAGTTCGAGGAGAAGAAGGACGAAAAGAATTATCACCGCTTGGAACGGGCTTACGGTCATTTCGCGCGTACCTTCACCCTCCCCGGCAACCTAAACCCCGAGTCGATCAATGCCTCATTGAACGACGGCGTCCTCAGCATCAATATCGCGAAGCGGGAGGAGGCCAAGCCGAAGACGATTCAGATCGGGGTTGGAAGTCCTAAGGAGATCCCATTAAAGGCATCCGCAGCAAAGGGATAA
- a CDS encoding enoyl-CoA hydratase/isomerase family protein, whose protein sequence is MGKNLVDYRLEDGVAVVELNDPPANTYSYALMQQLDSAILEARMDDAVHVIVLRGAGEKFFCAGANIDLLSKMTSTYKYYFCLHANETLNRLEQTPKLVIAALNGHCVGGGLEVALAADVRLASKGAGKLGFPEVSLGVLPGTGGTQRLARVLGRTRSLELMATGKLITFEEAKRLGLVSEVFEKESFWDDVRQYARDFCPPHKAAMAVGRIKRSVISGLEVGFHEGLALEREMQQELFESEDSREGLSAYLEKRKPVFTGK, encoded by the coding sequence ATGGGAAAGAACTTAGTGGATTATCGCCTGGAGGACGGGGTTGCAGTGGTCGAACTGAATGATCCCCCTGCGAACACTTACTCTTACGCCTTGATGCAGCAGCTCGACTCCGCGATCCTCGAGGCCCGGATGGACGATGCCGTCCATGTAATTGTGTTACGGGGAGCCGGGGAGAAATTCTTTTGTGCGGGCGCCAATATCGACCTGCTCTCGAAAATGACCTCAACGTATAAATATTATTTCTGCCTGCATGCCAATGAGACCCTCAACCGGCTGGAGCAGACCCCCAAACTGGTCATTGCGGCGCTCAACGGCCACTGTGTCGGGGGCGGCCTGGAGGTGGCCCTCGCCGCAGATGTTCGACTGGCATCTAAAGGCGCCGGCAAACTGGGATTTCCTGAGGTCTCGCTGGGTGTCCTGCCAGGAACGGGAGGGACCCAACGGCTCGCCCGCGTATTGGGCCGGACCCGCTCCCTGGAGTTGATGGCGACCGGGAAGCTGATCACCTTCGAGGAAGCGAAAAGACTTGGATTAGTGAGTGAAGTGTTCGAGAAGGAAAGTTTCTGGGATGACGTGAGGCAATATGCCCGGGATTTCTGTCCACCCCACAAGGCGGCAATGGCCGTGGGCCGCATCAAGCGCAGCGTCATCTCAGGGCTGGAGGTGGGATTTCACGAAGGACTCGCGCTTGAGCGGGAGATGCAGCAGGAGTTGTTTGAGAGCGAGGATTCGCGGGAAGGATTGAGCGCCTACCTCGAGAAGAGGAAACCCGTTTTCACAGGGAAATAG
- a CDS encoding metal-sulfur cluster assembly factor — MITKERVMEVLRNCYDPEIPINIVDMGLIYDVDINNEEGKIHVKMTLTGPGCPSHVMMSEDARMRILTSVDGVKDCVVEVVWEPPWHPRMMSPEAKKQLGIPEEEETPAP; from the coding sequence ATGATCACCAAGGAAAGGGTAATGGAGGTACTTAGAAACTGTTACGATCCGGAGATCCCGATCAATATAGTGGACATGGGGCTCATCTACGACGTGGATATCAATAATGAAGAGGGAAAGATCCACGTCAAGATGACGCTCACCGGACCCGGATGCCCCTCTCACGTCATGATGAGTGAAGATGCGAGGATGCGGATTCTCACTTCGGTCGATGGGGTCAAGGACTGCGTCGTCGAAGTGGTGTGGGAGCCGCCCTGGCACCCGAGAATGATGTCCCCCGAGGCAAAGAAGCAGTTGGGTATCCCCGAAGAAGAAGAGACGCCGGCCCCATGA
- a CDS encoding carbon starvation protein A, translating into MNALPIILGALAVIAIGYRYYSLFIVTKVAVLDDLRQTPAYRFYDGQNYFPTPKWVLFGHHFAAIAGPGPLIGPVLAAQFGYLPGLLWLVFGVVLGGSVHDIIILYASVRRDGKSLAEIARGEISSLSGYTAAIAILMIVVIAMAGVGLAVVNALRESSWGTFTIAMTIPIAIVMGLWMFRREKPRVMPATVFGVTLTLVALIVGRWIPGSALERFFSFNHPQITLLLAAYGFIASVLPVWLLLSPRDYLSSYMKIGVVVALILGVMIAHPDLKMAALTKFIHGGGPIIPGKVYPFVFITIACGAISGFHALIGSGTTPKMISKESHIRPIGYGAMLVEGIVGIVCLVAANSMYTGDYYTINVPVQKMAAVRAANPDIADQLVPKNLPMLEAEVGEKVAGRTGGAVSLAVGMAQIFTAIPGLRNLMSYWYHFAIVFEALFILTTIDAGTRVGRFILQELLGKAWKPMARTDWIPGSVIATTVIVFSWAYFILTGSISTIWPMFGISNQLLASIALCVGTTVIINSKRARYAWVTLLPLAFVATTTMTAGWLSITGNFIPLTRDPATAFQGWLDAILTAIMMTALVIVLVDSLRKWKAVLFPRPPALPVVDRALAAE; encoded by the coding sequence ATGAATGCGCTGCCCATCATTCTTGGCGCCCTCGCCGTGATCGCCATCGGCTACCGCTATTACTCCTTGTTTATTGTGACAAAGGTAGCGGTGCTGGATGATTTGCGGCAGACACCAGCCTACCGGTTCTACGATGGGCAGAATTATTTCCCCACTCCCAAATGGGTATTGTTCGGACATCACTTTGCGGCTATTGCCGGGCCGGGTCCGCTGATCGGCCCGGTCCTGGCGGCGCAGTTCGGATACCTCCCGGGTTTACTGTGGCTGGTGTTCGGGGTGGTGTTGGGCGGCTCGGTACACGACATCATTATCCTGTATGCCTCGGTTCGCCGCGACGGCAAGTCTCTGGCCGAGATTGCGCGCGGTGAGATTTCCTCCCTTTCGGGTTACACAGCGGCAATCGCGATTCTGATGATCGTGGTGATTGCCATGGCAGGCGTGGGACTGGCGGTCGTCAATGCCCTTCGGGAAAGCTCCTGGGGTACATTCACGATTGCCATGACGATCCCGATCGCCATCGTGATGGGCCTGTGGATGTTTCGGAGGGAGAAACCACGGGTCATGCCGGCCACCGTCTTCGGCGTCACCCTGACCCTCGTCGCCTTGATTGTGGGACGATGGATCCCCGGCTCAGCGCTGGAACGCTTCTTCTCGTTTAATCATCCTCAGATCACCTTGTTGTTGGCGGCCTATGGCTTTATCGCCTCCGTGCTGCCGGTCTGGCTATTGCTTTCCCCGCGCGACTATCTCAGCTCATACATGAAGATTGGCGTGGTCGTGGCGCTCATCCTGGGGGTGATGATCGCTCACCCCGACTTGAAAATGGCGGCGCTTACCAAGTTCATCCATGGAGGAGGTCCAATCATCCCCGGGAAGGTGTACCCGTTCGTCTTTATCACGATCGCCTGTGGCGCCATCTCGGGCTTTCATGCTTTGATCGGATCCGGCACGACGCCCAAAATGATTTCCAAGGAATCGCACATTCGTCCCATTGGATACGGCGCCATGCTGGTGGAGGGGATCGTCGGGATCGTGTGCCTGGTTGCCGCCAATTCCATGTACACGGGAGACTACTACACCATCAACGTCCCGGTGCAGAAGATGGCGGCGGTTCGGGCGGCCAACCCCGATATTGCCGACCAGTTGGTTCCGAAGAACCTGCCCATGCTGGAGGCAGAGGTCGGAGAAAAAGTTGCAGGCCGAACGGGCGGGGCGGTGTCGCTGGCCGTGGGCATGGCGCAGATCTTCACCGCGATCCCCGGATTGCGAAATCTGATGTCGTACTGGTATCACTTTGCCATTGTATTTGAGGCCCTCTTCATCCTCACGACGATCGATGCAGGCACGAGAGTCGGCCGATTCATCCTTCAGGAACTGCTGGGCAAGGCCTGGAAGCCGATGGCGAGAACGGACTGGATCCCGGGTAGTGTTATTGCTACGACCGTGATTGTTTTTTCCTGGGCCTATTTTATTTTGACCGGTTCCATCTCCACGATCTGGCCCATGTTTGGAATTTCAAATCAATTGCTGGCGTCAATCGCCCTGTGCGTCGGGACGACCGTGATTATCAATTCCAAGCGTGCGAGGTATGCATGGGTCACGCTGTTGCCGCTGGCGTTTGTGGCCACCACGACAATGACGGCCGGATGGTTGTCGATCACCGGCAATTTCATTCCGCTGACACGAGATCCGGCGACTGCATTTCAAGGCTGGCTCGATGCCATCCTGACCGCGATCATGATGACCGCGCTCGTCATTGTCCTGGTGGATTCTCTTCGAAAATGGAAAGCAGTTCTGTTTCCGCGTCCTCCCGCCCTCCCGGTAGTGGATCGTGCCCTGGCCGCGGAATAA